The Clostridium sporogenes region ACTGCTGGAGATAGTGGTAATGTGTATATGCCCTAATGATGATATTAAAGATAATTTGTTGTTATCTCCTTCAGATTCTGGGGAAGTAGCTAGAGCAGGAAGATTATTTACATATCTTGCAAGCGATAAAACAGGATATTGTGCTTATTCTTCATTTAGTAAAGAGGAGATAAAAGAAACTTTAGGAAGTGTTGGCATTAAACCAGGATGGTTTGAAGTTAAAAGTGGAAATTATTCAAATAAATTTTACATGCAAGATGATGGAATCATATCAGGTGAGTATGAGATCGAAGTCACAAGAAATGGAATCAATGATCGTGACTGGTTTGGGGATGGGTATACTAAAGATTCTAAATTTATATTACATGGAAAAGAGTATAAATTAGATGATGAGGGGCATTTGAATATACCAAAAGGAGAAGGCTGTCTTATGAGAGATCTCATAAGAATTAAATAGAAGTCTACTGAATATGTAAAAATATTAATACAATTTGTTTTTTTTATTTAATTATTATGATTTGTTTTGTATATGCTATTTTAGATAGAATTTAACATGTATCAGTATTTTAAAAAATTTATCCTGTAGAGTAATAACTTGAATCAGGTCTAGCCAAATATTTTGAACCCATTACTGAATTAGCTGCTGTACGAAGGGCAGTTGTCAATGTTAATGCGCTTAAAGGCAATGGAAATCCAGTTGATACTTCTGCTAAAAGACCGATACCCATTAATGTATACTAAATAATAATTTAATAGTATACATTCGTAAAATTAATTTCAAGATAATGTATATAATATACTACTATAAAGATGAGTATTGCAGCTATGAGGAACTTGAATTTAAGGAAGTATTAAAAACAAAACCGCATTATTCAAATTTGAATTTTGTGGTTTTGTTATGTAGTAATTAAATATATTATTAATTACTTAACTGTTTGTTTTTGCTGAAGTAAAAATAAGCCTAATCCTACTAAAATAAATGCCATACCTATACCTTGCTGTAAAGAAATAACTTCATCTAAAATAAAATAAGCAAGAATGCAGGTCCCAATTGTCTCTCCTAGAATACTTATGGAGATTACTGAGGCGCTTAACCACTTTAATAACCAATTAAAAATGGTTTGTCCTAGAATAGTTGCAATAAATGCTAGGCCAACAAAGGACCACCATGTCTGTAAAGGATAATAAGTAAAAGACACTTGTTGACTATAAGCGTAAATACCCAAAAAAAATGCGCTGCTTGCATATCCAATCATTGAATAAGAAACAAGAGATAAATTCTTTCGAACATATTGACCAATGAAAAAGTAAGCAGTAATAATACCTGCGGCGATAAAAGCAAGTAGATCACCAAACAGAGCTTGATTACTTATTTGAAAGTCTCTCCATCCTATAATGAAGCAGCCCATAATTGCTATAATACAACCCATTATGGCTCCTTTGCTAAAGCGCTCTTTAAACAATATATATCCACCAGCCATTGAAAAAATGGGTTGTAATGTGACAATAACTGTTGAACTCGCCACAGATGTGTAATTCAATGATTCAAACCATAAAATATAATGAATTGCTAGAAATAAGCCTGATAGTAGTATGAATTTCCATTGCTTTTTTGATAAGGAAAGTAGTTCCTGCAGATTTGACTTATTAAATAATAAAAATGGTAAAAGTATCAATGCTGCAAAAAACAGTCGATAAAATGCCGTAATAGAGGAAGGTGCATTTGCTAATTTTACAAAAATAGCAGAAGTTGATAGTGCAAATACTCCGAAAAATAAAGCTAAATAAGAAGTAAGTGTTGATTTCATTTATATATACCTTCTTTCTCTGTTTATTATAAAATATTTAGTATGTTATAATGCACAACACAAGTATATAATATTTATATAATAAAAAATAGCTTTATTTTCTATATCCAGTATGTTAGTACAAATTGGAGAAAAAACATATTATTATGGAAGGAAGATTATGTTATGAAAGATCATCGCATAGGTCAAACAGTACTAAGTTATCGTAAGAAAAACGGTATGACTATTCGTGAATTTGCTAATTATTCAGGTATCAGTACATCACTTATTAGCCAGATTGAACGGGGAGAAGCAAATCCATCGCTAAGTGTATTGGAACTAATTGCTAAAGCATTAAATGTACCGCTTTTTACGCTTTTTATTAATGAGATTGATACTGATTCACTAATCTCGAAAAAACAAGATCGCAAAAAGGTCTATCGTGAAAATAAAGATCATATTGTTTACGATGTGTTAACACCAGATTTTATGAAAGCACATATAGAACTTTTAATGATGGATTTAAATGCTTACACAAGTACCACAGAAGGCCACTATTTACACATTGACAAGGAAGAAATTGCTGTGGTAATGAAAGGTGAAGCGTATGTTGAACTTGAAGGCACAGAATATTTTTTAGAAGAAGGAGACGTGGTTCGTATTCCTCCAAATATAAGGCACAGATTTTTAAATAAATCTAACCAATCAAGTCACATTTTATTTGTGCTAACGCCTTCGCTTATTTAAGCTTTACTATAAATATTAATTACTTTTGGCACTTCAAATTTTAGGTGATTTAGTTTAATATGTAATCTAAATATATTTTTATATAAAAATTAATTCTTATTAATTAAAGTTTAATTAAATAATTGCGAAAATAGTTTTTAATAAGGTAAATATTGGGGTGATAAATTATGCAAATAAAAGCCTTTTGAAAAAATAAATATGAAAAGGCTTATACATATTATTTAAAATTTTAGGGGGGATTTTTTATGAAGAAAAAAATATACTCGAGTTTCATAGTACTATCTTTAATTATTTCTATGGCACTAATTTATTTTTTAATGCCAGTTTTTTCTTTAAAATTCAAATCTTTTTATATTGTTTTTATAATAATTGCACTACTTTTAAGTATTAATGTAAGATTAAACAAAGGTAAGGAAAGCTCCAAAATATATGCTATTCCTGTTATATTAATAGGATTATTTATTATTATGTTTATAATTACTTTACCAATATTTAGAGCTAGCAGCTATAAAAGCTTGTTGCCTACACCTAAATATGAAGAGTTTTCGAAAAATATAACTCCAATTGATATAAAAGAAATTCCAACAGTAAATCAAAAATATGCAGAATTATTGGCAGATAAAAAACTAGGAGAAGAAACTTCTTTAGGTAGCAAGGTGGAACTTGGAACTTTAACGTTACAAAATGTAGGAGGTAAACTTTACTATGTTGCTCCTTTAGTACATTCTGATTTTATGAAATGGCTTTTAAATGACAGTACACCAGGATATATAACAGTATCTGCAACTAATGATAAGGATGTAAAACTAGTAACAAAATTAAATGGAAAAGATATAAAAATAAGATATCAGCCAAAGGGTTTTTTAAATGATGATTTAAAAAGACATATATACTTGAAAGGAACAATAAATAAAGGCATAACAGATTTAACTTTTGAATTAGACGATAAGGGAAATCCATATTATACAGCTACTATATATGAAAATAAGGTAGGTATGTCAGGGCAAAAGGCAGTAGGAACAGCTATAGTTAACCCAGAAACAGGAGAAGTTAAAAAATATAACCTAGAAAATACTCCTAAATGGGTAGACAGAATACAGCCACAACCCTTTGTGGAAAATAATTTAAAAAAATGGGGAAAATATATTAAAGGATTCTTTAATTTTTCAGGACAGGATAAGTTAAAAACTACAGAAGGAACAGGAGTAATATATAATAATGGTAAATGTTATTATTATACAGGATTAACTTCTGTAGGTAAGGATGAATCAAGTATAGGTTTTGCTTTAATAGATACAAGAACACAACAAACAAGAATATTTAAAATAGCAGGAGCAACAGAAACAGCCTCTATGAAATCAGCAGAGGGTAAGGTGCAAAATTTAGGATATACATCTACTTTCCCTATATTAATAAATGTAGATAATATACCTACTTATTTTACAACTTTAAATGATAAAAATGATCTAACAAAAATGTTTGCTATGATTTCTGTAACAGACTACAATATCATAGGAACAGGAGAAAATATTACAGAATGTAAATCAAATTACATTAAAAACCTAGCAAGTAAAGGAAATTTAATAAATGTAGGTTCTACAGGAAAAGAAGAAAATATAACAGATACTATAGAAAGAATAAATTCTTATGTGGTAGGAAATTCTACAATATATACATTTATATTAAAAGATCATAAAGATAAAATATTTAATGCTGGTATATCTATATCTAATGAATTGCCTATAACTAAAGAAGGGGACAAAGTAAATATAAGATATGTAGACACAAAACAGGATACCATTAATATAACTAGCTTTGATAATATAGACTTTAAACAGCAAAGTAATAAATAAAATATATTAGAAGGAATATGTAAAAAATAAATTTAAAAAGAAAGTGTTTCAAAATAAAATATTTAGAAACACTTTCTTTTATTTTTAAAATATATTTTTGTTTTTTAAAAATTTACTCACTTCTAAGAGCAATAACAGGATCTTTTTTAGCTGCCATTTTTGATGGTATTGCTCCACCTATCATTGTAAGAACAATACTAGTTATAACCAATGCAATTGCATGCAATGGATTTAATTGAGCGACATTTTCCAAGTCAGTAAATTTATATAAAATTGAATTTACTGGAATAGTTAATAAATATGTAATGGCAATACCTAGCCCACCTGAACAAAATCCGATGATAAAGGTTTCAGCATTAAATACTCGAGTTATATCTTTTTTTCTTGCTCCTAAAGCACGTAAAACACCTATTTCTTTGGTTCTTTCAAGTACAGAAATGTAGATAATAATACCTATCATAATCATAGAAACAACTAAAGAAATTCCAGCGAAAGCTACTAAAACAATAGTAATACCATCCATAATATTCCCAGTCAAACTAGTAATCATAGATGCCATATCAGTGTAGACGATTTGGTCCTCTTCCTTTAGTTCTTTATTCCAATCATCAAGATAATTAGTAATATTATCTTTTGCCTCGAAATTGACAGGATAAATTGAAATAGATGTTGGAGAAGACGTAGCACCTAAAGATGCAAGTACATCATCTTTAGTTTCAACATTAGGCGTAATATTGGTTCTCATATTAGGGGTTGGATGAACAGCTGCAGTTGTTGTGCTAGTCTTTCCTGTTAGAAGGTTACCATTCATAACATTATATTTTGCTTCTTTTTGTGCAAGAACAATTTTAGAGTTTTTAGCATTCTCTATAAAATCTTGGGCTAATTGGTCTGAATAAACTATACCTGTGGATAAATTAGACATATTAGCATTTTCCTTTATACGAATGATACCACTAATTTTTAATGTAACTGCATTTTTATTGTTATAGAGATTTTCTAAGTTTGTAGTATCTCCATTAACTGTAAAATACTTACCGGATTGAGCATAATAATCGTCATTATATATTAATTTATATTCTGTTCCTATCATAGAATTAAAATCTATATTTTTAGAATTTGCACTAAAACCTAATGCTTCAAGGATATTAGTATCAACTTGATTATATTTATCAACAACTAAAACCAATTCTTTCCCATTTTTTGGATAACTACCTGCTAATACATCATAGTATGATTTTAAATAATCCGTTTCAAAACTATCACCTTTTGAAGGATACGTAGAGAATGCAGCAGCTGAGGTATTCATGTTTACTACTTTGCCATCTTGCTTTTTCAATATATTCATATTTACATTTCTTGTATAAGAAATTCCATTAATTAAACTGGAATCTATTTTTTTGATGTAATCTACATATTCAGTTGAAATTGCATTAGCATGAATAGCAGCATTTTTACTTGAATCATATGGATAAATCATTGATTTATTAGGAAATTCAGTTTTGTCCTTGTCCTTAGATTTGGAAGATGGAGACATTCCAAGAGACATCGAATTCTGCTCAATACTTATTGGATAGTTGGAAAGAGAATCCTTTTCAAATTCATTTATTTGTTTATTAAATCCATTTGATAGAGATAAAACAAGGGCAACCCCAATAATTCCTATACTAGATGCAAAGGCAGTAAGTGCTGTTCGCCATTTTTTAGTAACAATATTATTACCAGATAGCTTAAGTGCTGTAAGGAAATTCATACTTGTTTTTTTAGGCTTATAATCGTTTAAGTTATTTTCTGATACAAAGGGATTGGTATCGGAAACAATTCTACCGTCGGAAAAACTTACAATTCTATCAGCATATTCTTCTGCTAATTCAGGATTATGAGTTACCATAATCACAAGTTTATCTTTTGCGATTTCTTTAATTAAATCCATTATTTGTTCGCTTGTTTGAGTATCTAGAGCCCCTGTTGGTTCATCAGCAAGGATAATTTCAGGATCATTTGCTAATGCACGAGCAATGGCAACACGTTGCATTTGTCCGCCAGACAATTGATTAGGTTTTTTATGTATATGGTTGCCTAAACCAACTTTCTCTAGAACGTAAGTGGCCTTTTGTCTTTTTTCTGATTTTGGTACCCCAGAAAGGGTCATACCCATTTCTACATTATCTACAATACTTAAATGTGGTATAAGATTATAACTTTGAAAGATAAATCCTACACTATTATTACGATATGTATCCCAATCAGATTCACCAAATTTTTTTGTGGATAAGCCATTAATAATCATATTTCCTGAGTCATATTGATCTAAGCCTCCAAGCATATTTAATAAAGTTGTTTTACCTGAACCGCTTGGACCTAAAATAGCAACAAATTCACTTTGTCTAAAGTCAATACTGACACCATTAAGTGCAGTTTGTTCAAATTCTCCTGTTGTATAAACTTTTTTTAAATCTTTTATTTGTAGCATGCTTAATCTCCTTTCAATTTACTTTCATAGTATATATAAAGTTTTTAAACTGAATGTAAACTGGTGAGTTTATATGCAGTTTATATTTATTTGATAAAGTTTTTAAGAAGAATAAAAATGTGTTATAATTTAAAACCTATTAAAAAGGAGGTCTATATAATGTTTAAAGTATTAGTAGTAGAAGATGATCCAGCTTTGCGCAAACTTTTTTGTACAGTACTTAGTAAAAATGGATATAAATCCATTGAAGCTAAGGATGGACACAGTGCATTAGATGTATTATATAAAGAATACATAGACTTAATTATTTCAGATATAATGATGCCCAATATGGATGGTTATACCCTCACAAAATTAATAAGAGAGTCAAATAATAACGTGCCTATATTGATGATTACTGCAAAAGGAACATTTTCCGATAAACAAGAAGGTTTTAGAGTAGGTACGGATGATTATATGGTGAAACCTATTGATGTGAATGAAATGATTTTACGTGTAGGTGCTTTGCTTAGACGATCCCAAATAATCAATGAACGAAAAATTGTAATAGGTGAAACAACATTCTTATACGACTTTCTAAGTGTTAAATATAATAATAAGGAGATAGTATTACCTCAAAAAGAGTTTTATTTAATTTATAAACTTGTATCCACACCTAATAAGATTTTTACACGACAGCAATTAATGGATGAAATATGGGGCATAGAATCTGAAACAGATCCAAGAACAGTTGATGTTCATATAAATAGATTAAGGGATCGTTTTAAAGACAATAAAGACTTCAATATTATTACAATTAGAGGATTAGGTTATAAGGTGGTTAAACAGTGATGAATAATAAAATATCCGTTAAAATGGTAGTTGCTTTTTCTTTAATAGTTTTTTTAATTGTTACTTTGGCTGTTGGTATTAGTGGCTTAGTCATGGTATTTCTTTCTCGTTTTAATGTATTTACCCAACCTAATCATTTAATTTTATTAGGCTGGTTAGGTATCATCAGCATAATAGTAAGCACAGTGATTGCTCAAATTATAGGGAAAAAGGTACTATCCCCGATTTCTGATCTTAACAAAGCAACTAAAGAAGTTGCTAAGGGAAATTTTAATACTAGACTTTCAGAAAGTAGCTGGACAGATGAAATAAGAGAAATGGCACATAGCTTTAATATAATGACTCATGAATTAGGTAATATTGAAACCTTAAGAGATGATTTCATTAGTAATGTTTCTCATGAATTTAAGACTCCTATTTCAGCTATTGAAGGCTATGCTACATTGCTACAAGATGATGAATTATCTGATGAAGAACGTAAGGAATATATTCATAAAATACTTATAAGTACAAAAAGATTATCTTCTCTTTCAGGGAATATTTTGCAAATAACAGAACTTGAAAATCAAAAGATTTTACCTTTAGAACAAAAATATTATTTAGATGAACAAATCAGACAAACTATTTTATTATTTGAATATCAGTGGACAAAAAAAAATATAACTTTAGATATTAATCTAGACAATATTACTTACATTGGAAGTAAAGATTTGTTAGCTCAAGTATGGCAAAATATTTTAGGGAATGCCATTAAATTTTCTCACCAAAATGGAACAATACAGGTAACATTAACGCAAACAAATAAGGAAGTTTTAATTAAAATAAGAGATAATGGTATAGGTATGTCTCAAGAGGTTAAGGACCGAGTGTTTGAAAAGTTTTATCAGGGAGATAGTTCACATTATTCAGATGGGAATGGATTAGGTTTAGCACTTGTGAAAAGAATTATAGATATATGTGAAGGAACTATAGAAATCTCAAGCCATGAAGGAGTAGGTACAGACTTTATTGTCAAACTTCCTAAGTAGAATATTTTATTAAAATAAAAATCATTAATAGCATATATACTGTTAACCTAAATAAAAAAATAATAAACCATTTTCTGTAGATTCATAATAAATGAAGAGTAGGATAGGTTTAAATATTTTTTGAAAATTAGTTATTGATAATTTTAAACTTGTATGGTTTATTTTTCAAATATTACCTTTTATCATAAGAGACTTTAGTAAGATAATTAATTCAATATGTAAATTACTTAAGGATTTACTAATTAAAATAGAATTAAATCTTTGAAAAATGAGAATCATAAGAATAAATGTTAAATATAAAATAAATATTTATGAAAGATTCTAAATCAGCATATTGAAAAATATAGTTGTAGTAAAAGATTTAAAAAATTTTAGTTTGGAGGTACTTTGAATGAACAAAGAAGTAAATATTGATTGGAAAAGCTTGGGGTTTGATTATATAAAGACGGACTTCCGTTATATATCAAAATGGAAAGATGGAAAATGGGATGAAGGCCAATTAGTTGAAGATAATATGATTAGTATAAATGAATCTTCAACTGCACTTCACTATGGTCAACAATGTTTTGAAGGTTTAAAAGCTTATCGTACAAAAGATAATAAAATTCAACTTTTTAGACCAGATAGAAATGCAGAACGTATGCAGGATAGTTGTAAACGTATTTTAATGCCAGAAGTTCCAACGGAAAAATTTATAGATGCATGTATTAAAGTTGTTAAAGCAAATGAACATTATGTACCACCTTATGGTAGTGGAGCAACTTTGTATCTTAGACCTTTTGTAATAGGTGTTGGAGATAATATTGGTGTTAAACCGGCTCAAGAATATATATTTTCTGTATTCTGTATACCAGTAGGACCTTATTTTAAGGGTGGAATGGTGCCAGTAAACTTTACTATAGCAGACTATGATAGAGCAGCTCCATACGGAACCGGTGCAGTAAAAGTTGGGGGTAACTATGCTGGAAGTCTTTATCCACATGAATTAGCTGTGAAAAAAGGATTTGCAGATTGTATTTATCTTGACCCAGCTACTCACACTAAAATAGAAGAGGTTGGAGCAGCTAACTTTTTTGGAATAATAAAGGATAATAAATTTATTACTCCAAAATCTCCATCAATTCTTCCAAGTATAACTAAGTATTCGCTTCTTCATATTGCAAAAGAATATTTAAAAATGGAAGTTGAAGAAAGAGATGTTTTAATTGATAATTTGGATGAATTTAAAGAAGCTGGTGCCTGTGGAACTGCTGCAGTAATAACTCCAATCGGTGGAATAGAATATAAAGGAAAATTACATGTGTTCCACAGTGAAACGGAAGTAGGACCTATAACCAAGAAACTTTATGATACACTTTACGGAATTCAATTTGGAGAGGTAGAAGCTCCACAGGGATGGATTGTAGAAGTTAAATAATAGGCTAGAAAATTTCATAATTATAATTTAAAATTTTCTGTTTAATGTGATATTCATATCTGAGCCATCATTTCTTAATAGATTTATTTTTCTTAGGGTAAATCTATTATAGCAAAGTGATGGCTTAGCTATTTTTAGAATTAATAGTTTCTACAGTTGAATGGGATGAAATAAAATTCCAATTTAATTGTTAACCTGAATAAAAAATAGGTTGACGATAGTTTATTCTTATAATATACTATTAATAATAAATTTTAAATGTGAAATATAGTATAGCAATTTAAATAGTATTTATAGGAGTGATATAAAATATGGGAAAAAAATTAGAAGTAAGAGATATGATATATTCAGCATTATTTGCAACTATTATAGGAGTTTCAAGTTATATTACTATTCCATTACCTATAAGTCCAGTACCTATAACAGCTCAAAGTTTAGCAGTTATGTTAGCAGGATGTGTTTTAACTCCAATTCAAGCAGCTCTTAGTATGGTAACTTTTTTATTAATGGGAATTATAGGTATTCCAGTTTTTTCAGGAGGAAGAGCAGGAATTGGTATTATAGTAGGAAAAACTGGTGGATATTTGATTGGATTCTTCATTGGAGCAATTATAATAAGTCTTTTAGTACGTAAAAATAAATCTTTAGTTAATATGATAATAGCGTGTTTTATCGGAGGAATTGTAGTAGTACACATTTTAGGTTCAGCATGGCTTGGACAAGTTACTTCTATAGGAATAAAAAAAGCTTTTTTATTAGGATCAGCACCTTTTATACCTGGGGATTTAATAAAAGCTGTAGTAGCAGCTTTTATTGGAAGGAAACTAAGCAAATCAATGAAAAGAATTGGAATACAGTAAAAGGAATGAAAAAACATAAAAAATATATAAAAAATGTAAAGCTGCAAAAGTAGCTTTAAAAATTGAATAAAATATAATTTTATAAGCTATTAAGTGCTGTGTATACTTAGTAGTTTTTTTATTGTAAAATATAAAACTCTATAGAGTTATTAATATCATAATTACTAAGTTATTAATATAATAATTTCAGAGGGAATATAATGATTTAATAGATAATATATTTAGAGGTGTTTAATTTGGATAGATTTAGTTTTTTAAAAATGGAGTGGCCTGAAATATATGAATTTATATATAATGCAGAAGAAAAATCAAATGAAGATTCTAATACAACATTAATTAAATTAGCACAGACAGCAGAACTAATAGCAAAATACATATTAAAGGAAAACCATATTGAAACAAATACTGAAATATTAGATGAAATAAATTTATTAAAAGACTGCCACAATTTAAATTCTGATATAGTAGATTTGTTTTATAAAATAATAATTGTTTCAAATAAAGCTATTTATGAGAACTATTCTGATTCAATTATAGCAAAGTCATTTTTAGATAAAATGTTTGAAATATTGGTATGGCTTGCAATGGAGTACGGAAAAAGAGACTATAGCAAAGTTGATTTAAGTAATATGATGCCAAAAGATAAGGATATATTTAATAAATATATTAAAAGTAAATCATATAATAATACAGAAAAAAATATTGAAAATGAAACCATTATACAACCATTTACTATAAACAATGAAGAATTTTTTAAAGAAGAAAATAACAATGATATTAATATATATGAGCAGGATGTATTTGAAACAAAGAAAGAATTTTATAGAAGAATAAAAAATGATGAGATATTTAGTTTAGGTAGAGTATTTATAGAAAAATCTAATATTAATGAGACGGATAAAGTTGTTGCATTTACATTTTCTATATATAAATCAACTCAGATTAAAATACCAATCATAGATATGATATATATAGAAAGAACTGATTTTGAAAATTTATCCATAAAGGAAGAGGTGTATACCGTATTTTCAAAATTAGATATTATAGATGATAAAATTTGCATTGATATTAATAATATTTATATTGAAGTGAATAACAATAGATGCAAAGTTCATGCTGTGGTATTAGATATATCTTACTATGAAAGTTATGAAAAATATAGAAATATTATTTATTCTAAAAAACCTATTCCAACAGGGATGATTAAACTTAATAAAAATAAGTATGACATTAATAAAAATGAAATGCCCGTTACAATCAATTATTATGATTGGATACAAAAATATATTTTAAATACTAAGGCATATATAGAAATTGATAAATATGAAGCAAAAGCTTTATGTAAAGAAAATTTGTATTATATTTTAAATGGAAAACTAGATATTTTTAATGAAAAACTTTTAATAAGAGAATATTACATTCAATCCAAAAGTTTAGATAAAAATTTCAAAATAAAGCTTTATAATTCAGACCCAATGAATAAATTAAGATGTTTAGTAGAAGAAGAAGAGATAGTTGCCATGAATAGTATAGGTGAAATGTATTATAAGGAACAGAGCTATAAAGAAGCAATATATTGGTATAAAAAAGCAGCAGAGAAAGGCAATTCTACTTCTATGAGTAATATAGGCTCCATGTATTATAAAGGAAAAGGAGTAGAACAAGATTATAAAAAAGCAATGTATTGGTATAAAAAAGCATCACAGGAAGGAAACTTTACTGCTATGGGTAATATAGGATTTATGTATTATAATGGGCAAGGGGTAAAGCAAGATTATGAAGAAGCGATGTATTGGTATAAAAAATCCTATAAAGAAGGTAATTCTGGAATTATGATGAATATAGGAAATATGTATTATGAGGGAAAAGGAGTAATAAAGGACTATAGAAAAGCAATGCAATGTTATAAAAAAGCATCACAGATAGATAATT contains the following coding sequences:
- a CDS encoding tetratricopeptide repeat protein, with amino-acid sequence MFNLDRFSFLKMEWPEIYEFIYNAEEKSNEDSNTTLIKLAQTAELIAKYILKENHIETNTEILDEINLLKDCHNLNSDIVDLFYKIIIVSNKAIYENYSDSIIAKSFLDKMFEILVWLAMEYGKRDYSKVDLSNMMPKDKDIFNKYIKSKSYNNTEKNIENETIIQPFTINNEEFFKEENNNDINIYEQDVFETKKEFYRRIKNDEIFSLGRVFIEKSNINETDKVVAFTFSIYKSTQIKIPIIDMIYIERTDFENLSIKEEVYTVFSKLDIIDDKICIDINNIYIEVNNNRCKVHAVVLDISYYESYEKYRNIIYSKKPIPTGMIKLNKNKYDINKNEMPVTINYYDWIQKYILNTKAYIEIDKYEAKALCKENLYYILNGKLDIFNEKLLIREYYIQSKSLDKNFKIKLYNSDPMNKLRCLVEEEEIVAMNSIGEMYYKEQSYKEAIYWYKKAAEKGNSTSMSNIGSMYYKGKGVEQDYKKAMYWYKKASQEGNFTAMGNIGFMYYNGQGVKQDYEEAMYWYKKSYKEGNSGIMMNIGNMYYEGKGVIKDYRKAMQCYKKASQIDNFNFIK
- a CDS encoding biotin transporter BioY, translating into MGKKLEVRDMIYSALFATIIGVSSYITIPLPISPVPITAQSLAVMLAGCVLTPIQAALSMVTFLLMGIIGIPVFSGGRAGIGIIVGKTGGYLIGFFIGAIIISLLVRKNKSLVNMIIACFIGGIVVVHILGSAWLGQVTSIGIKKAFLLGSAPFIPGDLIKAVVAAFIGRKLSKSMKRIGIQ